From Candidatus Defluviilinea gracilis, a single genomic window includes:
- the ligA gene encoding NAD-dependent DNA ligase LigA, giving the protein MATKSRYEELKEKIHFHNHRYHVMDSPIISDAEFDKLLNELKRIEAERPDWITADSPTRRAGAKPADRFDKVRHPAPILSLANAFGADDARAWLERVKRIDDRVEKAKFVVEPKIDGLSVVLHYRDGVFVQGATRGDGEVGEDITQNLRTIRSIPLKIPVRESKVESRKSATFDLRPPTYLVVRGEAFMPVKEFEALNRKLEEAGEKTYQNPRNTAAGSLRQLDPELTASRPLTILVYQIVHAEGGKVPTSQWEILEYLKALGFPVTDIAKRFDDFEKAIAYTESWEKKRDDLSYETDGMVIKIDDLTLAGELGFVGKDPRGAIAFKFPAREVTTTLNDIGVAVGRTGVLTPYAVLEAVEIGGVIVERATLHNFDYIAEKDIRVGDRVLVKRAGEVIPYVIGPVVDARKGKEKKYKPPTKCPACGQDVEHFEGEVAWYCVNAACPAQLVRNIEHFVSRGAMDIEGLGIKIVEQLIESGLVKDVADLYTLKRDQLLALEGFKDKKTDNLLTAIENSKTQSLARLIAALGIRGVGEVMAGDLAATFPELEALSKSSAEELQQIEGLGPNIAESIVDWFARSSNQKLLKKLKAAGMWPKGGKSKVEGRKSNAFDGMTFVVTGTLPTFSRDDAKAFIESHGGKVTDSVSKKTSYLVLGENPGSKFDKAKSLGVKIIGEAELKKLAK; this is encoded by the coding sequence ATGGCAACCAAATCCCGCTATGAAGAACTCAAAGAAAAAATCCATTTTCATAACCATCGCTATCACGTGATGGATTCGCCGATCATCAGCGACGCGGAATTCGACAAACTGCTGAACGAACTCAAGCGGATCGAAGCCGAGCGCCCCGACTGGATCACGGCGGATTCGCCGACGCGTCGCGCGGGAGCCAAGCCCGCCGACCGCTTCGACAAGGTGCGCCACCCCGCGCCGATCCTCTCGCTCGCCAACGCGTTCGGCGCGGACGATGCGCGCGCATGGCTGGAACGAGTCAAACGAATTGATGATCGCGTTGAAAAAGCGAAGTTCGTGGTCGAGCCGAAGATTGACGGCTTGTCGGTTGTCCTGCATTACCGCGATGGAGTCTTCGTGCAAGGCGCGACGCGCGGCGATGGCGAAGTGGGGGAGGATATTACGCAGAATTTGAGGACGATACGTTCTATTCCATTGAAGATTCCTGTGCGGGAGTCGAAAGTCGAAAGTCGAAAGTCGGCGACCTTCGACCTTCGACCTCCGACCTATTTAGTTGTTCGCGGCGAGGCGTTTATGCCTGTGAAAGAATTTGAGGCGTTGAATCGAAAATTGGAGGAAGCGGGCGAGAAGACATATCAAAATCCGCGCAACACGGCGGCGGGATCGTTGCGGCAACTTGACCCAGAGTTAACCGCTTCGCGTCCGCTCACGATTTTGGTGTATCAAATTGTTCACGCGGAAGGCGGGAAGGTTCCAACTAGTCAATGGGAGATTTTGGAATATCTCAAGGCGTTGGGTTTCCCCGTCACTGACATTGCAAAGCGGTTCGATGATTTTGAAAAAGCGATTGCCTACACTGAATCATGGGAAAAGAAACGCGATGACTTGTCCTATGAAACCGATGGCATGGTCATCAAAATTGACGATCTGACTCTTGCTGGTGAACTTGGCTTCGTGGGCAAAGATCCGCGCGGGGCGATCGCGTTCAAGTTCCCCGCCCGCGAGGTGACGACGACTCTCAACGACATCGGCGTGGCGGTGGGGCGGACAGGTGTGCTGACTCCGTACGCGGTGCTTGAAGCGGTGGAGATCGGCGGCGTGATCGTCGAACGCGCCACGTTGCATAACTTCGATTACATCGCGGAGAAAGATATCCGCGTGGGAGATCGCGTGTTGGTGAAACGCGCGGGCGAGGTGATTCCGTATGTGATCGGTCCCGTCGTGGATGCGCGCAAGGGCAAGGAGAAAAAATACAAGCCGCCGACAAAGTGTCCCGCGTGCGGACAGGATGTGGAGCATTTCGAGGGCGAAGTCGCGTGGTACTGCGTCAATGCCGCATGCCCCGCGCAGTTGGTGCGCAACATCGAGCATTTCGTCTCGCGCGGCGCGATGGACATTGAAGGATTGGGAATCAAGATCGTGGAGCAACTCATCGAGTCGGGTTTGGTCAAGGATGTGGCGGATCTGTACACGTTGAAGCGGGATCAATTGCTCGCACTCGAGGGATTCAAAGATAAGAAGACGGATAATCTCTTGACTGCAATTGAGAACTCGAAGACTCAGTCGCTGGCGAGGTTGATCGCCGCGCTGGGAATCCGCGGCGTCGGCGAGGTGATGGCTGGGGATCTGGCGGCAACTTTCCCTGAGTTGGAGGCGTTGTCCAAATCCAGCGCGGAGGAGTTGCAACAGATCGAAGGATTGGGTCCGAACATCGCCGAGTCCATTGTGGATTGGTTCGCGCGCTCGTCGAATCAAAAGTTGTTGAAGAAGTTGAAAGCGGCGGGAATGTGGCCGAAAGGTGGAAAGTCGAAAGTCGAAGGTCGCAAGTCGAATGCGTTCGATGGGATGACGTTCGTGGTGACGGGGACGTTGCCCACGTTCTCGCGCGACGATGCGAAGGCGTTCATCGAGTCGCATGGCGGCAAAGTGACCGACAGCGTCAGCAAGAAGACGAGTTATCTGGTGCTAGGCGAAAACCCAGGCTCGAAGTTCGATAAGGCAAAGTCGTTGGGCGTGAAGATCATCGGCGAAGCGGAATTGAAGAAGTTGGCGAAGTAA
- a CDS encoding nicotinate-nucleotide adenylyltransferase, translated as MPQRIGLFGGTFDPPHLGHLILASEAQSQLELDRLLWILTPEPPHKLDQRITPTEHRLAMVKLAIADNPSFELSDVEINRPAPQYTSDTIKLIAEQNPHAEIVPIIGGDSLRDLPTWHQPKEIVYACHWIGVMRRPHEKASLDELERELPGIRSKVHYVDAPLLEIASREIRSRIAEGRSVRYYLPTSVYEYIERHHLYQQ; from the coding sequence ATGCCGCAACGCATCGGTCTCTTCGGCGGGACGTTTGACCCGCCTCATCTTGGACATTTGATCCTCGCTTCGGAAGCGCAATCGCAATTGGAGTTGGATCGCCTCTTGTGGATTCTCACGCCCGAGCCGCCGCACAAGTTGGATCAACGCATCACGCCGACAGAACATCGCCTTGCAATGGTAAAACTTGCAATTGCCGATAATCCATCGTTCGAACTTTCAGATGTGGAAATCAATCGTCCAGCTCCGCAATACACATCCGACACGATCAAATTGATCGCCGAGCAAAATCCACACGCCGAAATTGTTCCCATCATCGGCGGAGATTCACTGCGCGATTTGCCAACGTGGCATCAACCGAAAGAGATCGTCTATGCCTGTCACTGGATCGGCGTAATGCGCCGTCCGCACGAAAAAGCAAGTTTGGATGAACTCGAACGCGAATTGCCTGGCATCCGCTCGAAGGTCCATTATGTAGACGCGCCGCTGTTGGAGATCGCCTCGCGCGAGATCCGCAGTCGCATCGCGGAGGGGAGATCAGTTCGTTATTATCTCCCAACATCTGTGTACGAATACATCGAACGGCATCATCTATACCAGCAATGA
- a CDS encoding MFS transporter yields the protein MSLLLDSLFSSVALSHLIVDVFNSARPVLLTYLGLSESQIALITTIYIWTASITQPFFGWMSDRVGPRWLAAGGVLWMTIFFTGAIYVTGTGGFICLIIAALGSSAFHPVGTAQATLQGRALLKGRDTTSTSLFFMAGQLGHFLGPILTGLILAQLGLHWLVIIPIISIPIGVSLAYQLRHNHPHPKPKHDDGKIRLQAGIGFIVILAAVATLQSWAQSNMMAFVPKYIKDLGQSAVTYGNIAGLYMGGSAIGNVIGGHLGDKYTKRKVAATALFLAAFPTYIISQIGWSLWLYALIPLAGACTGAVHSIMVVLAQRVISGGMALASGLILGFIFSAGALGLLLTGPLAESHGFPTVLMMTTGLVLLASPLAWMLRE from the coding sequence ATGTCTCTCCTCCTCGACTCCCTCTTCTCCTCCGTCGCGCTCAGCCACCTCATCGTAGACGTGTTCAACAGCGCACGCCCCGTCCTGCTCACATATCTCGGGCTAAGCGAATCGCAGATCGCGCTCATCACCACCATCTACATCTGGACGGCGTCCATCACTCAACCATTCTTCGGCTGGATGTCCGACCGCGTCGGTCCGCGCTGGCTGGCGGCGGGCGGCGTGTTGTGGATGACGATATTCTTCACTGGCGCGATCTACGTGACGGGGACGGGCGGATTCATCTGCCTGATCATCGCCGCGCTCGGTTCTTCCGCCTTTCATCCTGTCGGCACAGCCCAAGCGACTCTACAGGGACGCGCTCTGCTCAAGGGGCGCGACACCACCTCCACATCGTTGTTCTTCATGGCAGGTCAGCTCGGACATTTCCTCGGTCCGATTCTCACAGGCTTGATCCTTGCCCAACTTGGTCTGCATTGGCTAGTGATCATTCCCATCATTTCGATTCCCATCGGCGTTTCGCTCGCATATCAACTACGGCACAATCATCCGCATCCCAAACCAAAACATGACGATGGAAAAATCCGTTTGCAAGCGGGCATCGGATTCATCGTCATCCTCGCCGCAGTAGCGACTTTACAATCATGGGCGCAATCGAACATGATGGCGTTCGTCCCGAAATACATCAAGGACTTGGGTCAAAGCGCGGTCACGTATGGCAACATCGCGGGCTTGTACATGGGCGGTTCTGCGATTGGCAACGTCATCGGCGGGCATCTAGGCGACAAATACACCAAACGCAAAGTCGCCGCGACGGCGTTGTTCCTCGCGGCATTCCCCACCTACATCATCAGCCAGATCGGATGGTCGCTGTGGCTGTACGCGTTGATTCCGCTCGCGGGGGCTTGCACGGGCGCGGTGCACAGCATCATGGTTGTGCTTGCCCAGCGAGTCATCTCAGGCGGCATGGCTCTCGCCTCGGGACTCATCCTCGGCTTCATCTTCTCGGCAGGCGCGTTGGGGCTGTTGCTCACGGGTCCGCTGGCGGAAAGTCACGGCTTCCCCACAGTGTTGATGATGACAACAGGCTTGGTGTTGCTCGCCAGTCCGCTGGCGTGGATGTTGAGGGAATAA
- a CDS encoding DUF433 domain-containing protein, which produces MTDQKLLERISMNPNIMAGKPVINGTRLTVEFILNMLAHGQTAPEIMDEYKDLKPEDIQACILFAS; this is translated from the coding sequence ATGACCGACCAAAAATTGCTTGAACGGATTAGCATGAACCCCAATATTATGGCGGGCAAACCTGTCATCAACGGAACGCGCCTGACGGTGGAGTTCATCTTGAATATGCTCGCACACGGACAAACTGCGCCGGAAATTATGGACGAATACAAGGACTTGAAACCCGAAGATATTCAAGCCTGTATCTTGTTTGCAAGCTAG
- a CDS encoding type II toxin-antitoxin system PemK/MazF family toxin, translated as MPEQGDILPVPIPFTDLSSQKRRPVIVISNNAYNKKTTDLVVVAMTSNPAETEYSFTITSGDLEKGTLNHPGKVRADKIYTIATSIIVKTFGRVNENVLEKIRGELQSLTAKKAR; from the coding sequence ATGCCTGAGCAAGGGGACATTTTGCCGGTTCCAATCCCATTCACCGACCTTTCCTCCCAAAAGCGGCGACCTGTTATCGTCATTTCCAACAATGCTTACAATAAAAAGACAACGGATCTCGTCGTTGTCGCTATGACCTCCAACCCTGCGGAGACTGAATATAGTTTCACCATCACTTCAGGCGATTTAGAAAAGGGGACACTCAACCACCCTGGCAAAGTCCGCGCCGATAAGATTTACACGATAGCAACATCTATTATCGTTAAAACCTTTGGGCGAGTGAATGAAAATGTGTTGGAAAAAATTCGTGGGGAACTTCAATCTTTAACCGCAAAGAAGGCAAGATAA
- a CDS encoding GntR family transcriptional regulator, which yields MASRSPIIEENEFIQKRPLKEDIFDVLHDKIVSGKYKPGEWLRQDEIATQLGVSMTPVREGLDLLVSSGLAERVPYRGVRVREIVMKDVVEAYGLRLMLEVVIAQEAAKNITPEQVARLERTIAESKKHNSLKEMSVARKLSREFHSAIADITKNELLIKLYGVVANAFPDWILYEAIFRKPEILAGSMSDMHDEHTLIVNALKKRDGLKAALHSVEHVMESGKWLEKYLEHPVPAELLREKEEQVLSLLKK from the coding sequence ATGGCTAGCCGCTCCCCTATTATTGAAGAAAACGAGTTCATCCAGAAACGCCCGCTCAAAGAGGACATCTTCGACGTTCTGCACGACAAGATCGTCTCGGGCAAGTACAAGCCTGGCGAATGGTTGCGGCAGGACGAGATCGCGACTCAACTCGGCGTGAGCATGACCCCCGTCCGCGAGGGACTCGACTTGCTCGTCTCATCGGGCCTGGCGGAACGCGTCCCGTATCGCGGCGTCCGCGTGCGCGAGATCGTGATGAAGGACGTGGTCGAAGCGTACGGCTTGCGTCTCATGCTCGAAGTGGTCATTGCCCAAGAGGCGGCGAAAAATATAACGCCTGAGCAGGTCGCCCGTCTGGAACGAACGATTGCCGAGTCGAAAAAACACAACTCGCTGAAAGAAATGTCCGTGGCGCGGAAGTTGAGTCGCGAATTTCATTCCGCCATCGCAGACATCACGAAGAATGAATTGCTCATCAAGTTGTATGGCGTCGTTGCCAACGCCTTCCCAGATTGGATTCTGTACGAAGCCATCTTCCGCAAGCCTGAAATTTTGGCGGGCAGTATGAGCGACATGCACGACGAGCACACACTGATCGTCAACGCGCTCAAAAAACGCGACGGGTTGAAAGCCGCGTTACATTCTGTTGAGCACGTGATGGAGTCAGGCAAGTGGCTGGAGAAATATCTCGAGCACCCCGTCCCTGCCGAGTTGTTGCGCGAAAAAGAGGAACAGGTTTTGTCGTTGTTAAAAAAGTAA
- a CDS encoding B12-binding domain-containing protein, producing the protein MSEELYKQMAQSIIEGEKEIAIELAKKSIELNMHPLDTITKGFVVGVNYIGDQFGAGEAFLPELVMAGEAMKAAVAVLEPELLKLGEAREVMGRVVLATVEGDIHEIGKTLVGTMLSASGFEVTDLGVDQPAEKIIGKALEIDAQIIGMSALLTTTMIRQREVIEELDKEGLRPRIKVMVGGAPITKDWAEKIKADGTAEDAVGAVQLAKKLVGKE; encoded by the coding sequence ATGTCGGAAGAACTTTATAAGCAAATGGCGCAGAGCATCATCGAAGGTGAAAAGGAAATCGCCATCGAACTTGCAAAAAAATCCATCGAGTTGAACATGCACCCGCTCGACACGATCACCAAGGGATTCGTCGTCGGCGTCAACTACATCGGCGACCAGTTCGGCGCGGGCGAAGCCTTCCTGCCCGAGTTGGTAATGGCAGGCGAAGCGATGAAAGCCGCCGTCGCCGTGCTTGAACCCGAACTGCTCAAACTCGGCGAAGCGCGCGAAGTGATGGGGCGTGTTGTCCTTGCGACAGTCGAAGGCGACATTCACGAGATCGGCAAAACGCTCGTCGGCACGATGCTTTCCGCTTCGGGATTTGAAGTCACCGACTTGGGCGTGGACCAGCCCGCCGAAAAGATCATCGGCAAAGCGCTCGAAATCGACGCGCAGATCATCGGCATGAGCGCGTTGTTGACGACAACGATGATTCGTCAGCGCGAAGTAATTGAAGAACTCGACAAAGAAGGCTTGCGTCCGCGCATCAAAGTGATGGTTGGCGGAGCGCCGATCACCAAAGACTGGGCGGAAAAGATCAAAGCCGACGGCACAGCCGAAGACGCGGTCGGCGCGGTGCAATTGGCGAAGAAGTTGGTTGGTAAGGAATGA
- a CDS encoding trimethylamine methyltransferase family protein, translated as MQPKLTLLTDDIIQRILDEAHQLLLKPGVKVNNDEARELLASAGAQVDTETNVVHIPEQIVRKALESVPREFYLYDYDGNPTVKYGGDAVHFDPGSSGIAMLNPETLEHDTTETYHLLKLIKVAEQLPQYDAQSTAVVCHDVPQAIQDSYRLYLALLYSRKPIVTGAFTNKTVNEMIDMLVILAGGRDASREKPRAIFDVCPAPPLIWSNFAAGNLIALARAGIPAEIVSVPLAGAAAPVTLLGAVTQHTAECLAGITIHQLAKAGSPIVWGGAACIFDMKKGATPMGAVETAMLDCSYAQVAKSLNMPTHTYLGATDSKLVDAQAGLESGITAMIGALSGINMISGSGMLDFLSCHSAEKLVIDAEGIAMAKRMIAGVQLHTETLATGFYDDNINFKGGDFLKQRITMQLFRKEQHLPSNVIDRDSMRNWKEAGSLDSFARAKVIVDGLLASYSRPRLDEAKATALHAFMLTLAQKAGMDALPQLEEYERT; from the coding sequence ATGCAACCCAAACTCACCCTCCTCACCGACGACATCATCCAGCGCATCCTCGACGAAGCGCATCAACTCCTGCTCAAGCCTGGAGTCAAAGTCAACAACGACGAAGCGCGGGAACTTCTCGCCTCCGCTGGCGCGCAAGTGGACACTGAAACCAACGTCGTCCACATCCCCGAACAAATCGTGCGTAAGGCGTTAGAGTCCGTTCCGCGCGAGTTTTATCTCTACGATTACGACGGTAATCCCACGGTCAAATACGGCGGCGACGCGGTCCACTTCGACCCTGGCTCGTCGGGCATCGCCATGCTCAACCCCGAAACGCTCGAGCATGATACAACCGAAACCTATCACCTTCTCAAGTTAATCAAAGTCGCGGAGCAACTTCCGCAATACGACGCGCAGTCCACGGCGGTGGTTTGCCACGATGTGCCGCAAGCAATACAGGATTCGTATCGCCTGTATCTCGCGCTACTGTACTCCAGGAAGCCGATCGTCACTGGCGCGTTCACCAACAAAACCGTCAACGAGATGATCGACATGCTCGTCATCCTCGCGGGCGGACGCGACGCCTCGCGCGAAAAGCCTCGCGCCATCTTCGACGTGTGTCCTGCTCCCCCGCTCATTTGGAGCAACTTCGCGGCGGGCAATCTCATCGCGCTTGCGCGCGCGGGCATCCCTGCCGAGATCGTTTCGGTTCCGCTTGCAGGCGCGGCGGCGCCCGTCACGTTGCTCGGCGCGGTCACGCAACACACCGCAGAATGTCTCGCGGGCATCACCATCCATCAACTTGCGAAAGCGGGTTCGCCCATCGTTTGGGGCGGCGCGGCGTGCATCTTCGACATGAAAAAAGGCGCGACCCCCATGGGCGCGGTCGAAACTGCCATGCTCGATTGTTCGTACGCGCAAGTTGCAAAATCGTTGAACATGCCCACGCACACCTACCTCGGCGCGACCGATTCAAAACTTGTCGACGCACAAGCGGGACTCGAAAGCGGCATCACCGCAATGATCGGCGCGCTCAGCGGCATCAACATGATCTCTGGCTCGGGCATGTTGGATTTTCTTTCGTGCCACTCCGCCGAAAAACTCGTCATCGACGCGGAGGGTATCGCGATGGCAAAGCGCATGATCGCTGGCGTGCAACTCCACACCGAAACGCTCGCCACAGGTTTCTACGACGACAACATCAACTTCAAAGGCGGCGACTTCCTCAAGCAACGCATCACGATGCAACTCTTCCGCAAAGAACAGCATCTGCCCAGCAACGTCATTGACCGCGACTCGATGCGCAACTGGAAGGAAGCAGGCTCATTGGATTCCTTCGCCCGCGCAAAAGTGATCGTGGATGGACTGCTCGCTTCTTACTCCCGACCTCGGCTTGATGAGGCTAAAGCGACAGCGCTCCACGCCTTCATGCTGACCCTCGCCCAAAAAGCTGGCATGGATGCGTTGCCCCAGCTGGAAGAATATGAACGAACATAA
- a CDS encoding S9 family peptidase, with protein MLTLTDLLRVPHVDSLFDISPDNTKIAFAWNKTGAWQIYELDLSRAERSVLRLHSSQEPLLTPLRTMTSGVKSEDEAHMIITSGTGGKFNPRYSPNGRQLAYVLDTDGSESYHLIVYDFESKQHTDLTPNISHALQPNFCWSPDGTQLAFLSNEQGHFSAYTISANGSNPKFILDTGHPAWRVEWSPVGKHLAVCCEMHGQDYGIFVVDIESCHSEDASTSEESLPPSRRPFAITQGDMPINAHAPKWSPDGKQLVFHSDVNDWFDIGLYDLESKQITWLTNNEGDSQSPVFLESNSLLLENNKQDSRIQIAYALSKGAVNWIEICHAEERSLRRSISTTTSETLRSQQSLPQSDIANYQVGKGIHSGIRLTSDSKRMVTTFSSPSQPSDLWMIDVESGEAIQLTNSMPENLSREEFIIPEEIFYEGMDGVKIPALLFRPEKLPAPAVVMIHGGPNWQYAMEWNVAMAHFASRGYVVLAPNYRGSTGYGRAWQYAARFDMGGVDTRDVAAGAQYLIREGLALKNKIAVTGRSHGGYLTMTCLTQFPELWCAGSALVPFMNWFKSHDDSREDLQHWNIENMGDPQENYSRWYNASPYFFLDRINAPVQLICGGNDPRCPASDSLEARDKLVSLGKDVELLLYEDEGHEFLKIENVLDAESRRVEFLVRYLGG; from the coding sequence ATGCTCACCCTCACCGACCTCCTCCGCGTCCCACACGTTGACTCCCTCTTCGACATTTCCCCCGACAACACCAAAATCGCCTTCGCATGGAACAAAACAGGCGCATGGCAAATTTACGAATTGGATTTATCTCGCGCTGAGCGGAGCGTCCTTCGTCTGCATTCGTCGCAAGAACCGCTCCTCACTCCGCTCAGGACGATGACATCAGGAGTAAAGAGCGAAGACGAAGCGCATATGATCATCACCTCTGGCACAGGCGGAAAATTCAACCCGCGCTACTCCCCCAACGGACGACAACTCGCCTACGTCCTCGACACAGACGGCAGTGAAAGTTACCACCTCATTGTCTACGATTTTGAATCAAAGCAACACACCGACCTAACCCCCAACATCTCGCACGCACTGCAACCTAACTTCTGCTGGTCTCCCGATGGGACACAACTCGCCTTCCTCAGCAACGAACAGGGACATTTCAGCGCGTACACAATTTCAGCCAACGGAAGTAATCCAAAATTTATTTTGGATACAGGTCACCCCGCCTGGCGAGTGGAATGGTCGCCTGTCGGAAAACATCTCGCAGTGTGTTGCGAAATGCACGGACAGGACTATGGGATTTTTGTTGTTGATATCGAATCATGTCATTCTGAGGACGCTTCAACGTCCGAAGAATCTCTACCACCGTCACGGAGACCCTTCGCTATCACTCAGGGTGACATGCCCATCAATGCCCACGCGCCAAAGTGGTCGCCCGACGGGAAACAACTCGTATTTCATTCCGATGTCAACGATTGGTTTGACATTGGGCTGTACGATCTAGAATCAAAACAAATCACATGGCTGACAAACAACGAAGGCGATTCGCAATCGCCAGTTTTTTTGGAGTCCAACAGCTTGCTGTTGGAAAACAATAAGCAAGATTCTAGAATCCAAATTGCCTACGCGCTGAGCAAAGGCGCGGTCAATTGGATTGAGATATGTCATGCTGAGGAGCGCTCTTTGCGACGAAGCATCTCTACCACGACGAGCGAGACTCTTCGGTCGCAACAATCGCTCCCTCAGAGTGACATCGCAAACTATCAGGTGGGAAAAGGCATCCACAGCGGAATCAGGTTGACGTCCGATTCGAAGCGGATGGTGACGACTTTCAGCAGTCCATCCCAGCCATCCGATCTATGGATGATTGATGTCGAGTCAGGCGAAGCAATCCAGTTGACAAATTCGATGCCCGAGAATTTATCGCGCGAAGAATTTATCATACCTGAAGAAATTTTTTATGAGGGCATGGATGGAGTCAAAATTCCCGCGTTGTTATTTCGTCCTGAAAAATTGCCCGCGCCCGCAGTGGTGATGATTCACGGCGGACCGAATTGGCAATATGCGATGGAATGGAATGTGGCGATGGCGCATTTTGCGAGCCGAGGCTATGTGGTGCTCGCGCCGAATTATCGCGGCTCGACGGGTTATGGGCGCGCGTGGCAATATGCGGCGCGGTTTGACATGGGCGGCGTGGACACGCGCGATGTGGCGGCGGGCGCGCAGTATTTGATCCGTGAGGGGCTTGCGCTGAAAAATAAAATCGCGGTGACGGGACGGAGTCACGGCGGATATTTGACGATGACGTGTTTGACTCAATTCCCCGAATTGTGGTGCGCGGGTTCGGCGTTGGTGCCGTTCATGAATTGGTTCAAGTCGCATGATGATTCGCGCGAAGACCTGCAACATTGGAACATCGAGAACATGGGCGACCCACAGGAAAATTATTCGCGCTGGTATAACGCCTCGCCATACTTCTTTTTGGATCGGATCAACGCGCCCGTGCAATTGATCTGCGGAGGCAACGACCCGCGCTGTCCCGCATCCGATTCGCTGGAGGCTCGTGATAAACTTGTTTCACTTGGTAAGGATGTTGAGTTATTGTTGTATGAAGATGAAGGGCATGAGTTTTTGAAGATAGAGAATGTGTTGGATGCGGAGTCGAGGAGAGTGGAGTTCTTGGTAAGATACCTCGGTGGTTGA